The following are from one region of the bacterium genome:
- a CDS encoding DUF5662 family protein: MDKLSLEEAMQMDESQSIPAPTAEMEAHFVARTERHILLVQRYAARLAAYLRGYDPTLADLLLRRVARHDASKFAHPERTPYVWLTWRYRCQERGVPFAAPAGLDAAIQAATERHILTNDHHPEYWQLRRTALLNPTDRDAPPAQIVDATRMPPSRLAEMVADWCAVAEERGNTPRAWADRNVGVRWRFTPQQVDRIYEWSGRAWGPPPGAEL, translated from the coding sequence GTGGACAAGCTATCGCTGGAGGAGGCGATGCAAATGGATGAGAGCCAGTCGATTCCCGCGCCGACGGCGGAGATGGAGGCGCACTTCGTGGCCCGCACGGAGCGGCACATCCTGCTGGTCCAGCGGTACGCGGCCCGGTTGGCGGCGTACTTGCGCGGCTACGATCCGACGTTGGCCGATCTGCTGCTGCGCCGGGTAGCGCGCCACGACGCGTCCAAGTTCGCCCATCCCGAGCGTACGCCCTACGTCTGGCTGACGTGGCGCTACCGGTGCCAGGAGCGCGGGGTGCCCTTCGCGGCCCCGGCGGGGCTGGACGCGGCGATACAGGCGGCCACGGAGCGCCACATCTTGACGAACGACCACCACCCGGAGTACTGGCAGCTGCGTCGGACCGCGCTGCTGAACCCGACGGATCGGGATGCGCCGCCAGCCCAGATCGTGGACGCGACCCGCATGCCTCCCTCCCGGCTCGCCGAGATGGTGGCGGACTGGTGCGCGGTTGCCGAGGAGCGCGGCAACACGCCGCGGGCCTGGGCCGACCGGAACGTGGGCGTGCGCTGGCGGTTCACCCCGCAGCAGGTGGACCGGATCTACGAGTGGAGTGGGCGCGCATGGGGGCCGCCCCCGGGAGCGGAGCTATAG
- a CDS encoding nucleotidyltransferase domain-containing protein, with protein sequence MDYKEIAIRNMILKIRAGSHLFGTNTPESDLDYIGVFMPTRQMVYGFGHCEVVEMHVKAKDESGRNTADAVDFSAYEFRKFVALAMQNNPNILHLLFANEENVLEADKAFGRALLDAAPLFPHKGAHHRFVAYAHAQLHKMRIKPENYEALQRALEFLNGQDDNAVLGEFRTSNIFRNTDDTGKHLKVGDLSFEAGVFVKKARRMVAERISKATSRASLFTKYGYDTKFASNVIHLLKEGIDLMKYGRLVYPLPYADLILDIKRGVYENEQIEEMAEALTEEARRAFDGTTLPAHPRTKEIELFLMDRMERWLVSSETSRREE encoded by the coding sequence ATGGACTACAAGGAGATCGCCATCAGGAACATGATCCTGAAGATCCGGGCGGGGTCGCACCTGTTCGGGACCAACACGCCTGAGAGCGACCTGGACTACATCGGCGTGTTCATGCCGACGCGGCAGATGGTGTACGGGTTCGGCCACTGCGAGGTGGTCGAGATGCACGTCAAGGCCAAGGACGAGAGCGGTCGGAACACGGCTGACGCCGTGGACTTCTCGGCATACGAGTTCCGCAAGTTCGTGGCGCTGGCGATGCAGAACAACCCCAACATCCTGCACCTGCTGTTCGCCAACGAGGAGAACGTTCTGGAGGCCGACAAGGCGTTCGGGCGGGCGCTGCTCGACGCCGCGCCGCTGTTCCCGCACAAGGGCGCGCACCACAGGTTTGTCGCCTACGCCCACGCGCAGCTCCACAAGATGCGGATCAAGCCCGAGAACTACGAGGCCCTGCAACGCGCACTGGAGTTCCTGAACGGCCAGGACGACAACGCGGTTCTGGGCGAGTTCAGGACGTCCAACATCTTCAGGAACACGGACGACACCGGCAAGCACCTGAAGGTGGGCGACCTGTCGTTCGAGGCGGGCGTGTTCGTGAAGAAGGCGCGGCGGATGGTCGCGGAGCGCATCTCGAAGGCGACGAGCCGGGCCAGCCTGTTCACGAAGTACGGGTACGACACGAAGTTCGCGTCCAACGTGATCCATCTCCTGAAGGAGGGCATTGATCTTATGAAGTACGGCAGGTTGGTCTATCCGCTGCCGTATGCGGATCTGATCCTCGACATCAAGCGTGGCGTCTACGAGAATGAACAGATCGAGGAGATGGCGGAGGCGCTCACCGAGGAGGCGCGGCGGGCTTTCGATGGGACGACACTCCCGGCGCATCCCAGGACCAAGGAAATCGAGTTATTCCTGATGGACAGGATGGAACGGTGGCTGGTGAGCAGCGAGACGAGCAGGAGGGAAGAGTGA
- a CDS encoding RNA-guided endonuclease TnpB family protein — MILAHKIRLRPTPKQEAYFRRACGTTRFTWNWALAEWQRQYAAGEKPSGLSLKKRFNAIRREQFPWTYEVHRDCTARPFDHVQRAFQHFFRRVKAGQKPGYPRFKKKGKSRDSFYIANDKFAMQERCAKLPFVGAVRTREPLRWSGKITGGTVRRDADAWFLVVQVDVGELRRPRTAEGVVGVDLGIAMSMTLSTGEKIEGPRAIRVAMQMLQRLSRQHARKKKGSQNRRKAAERLARLHRRIANIRQDFLHKVTTRLVRENQAVGIEDLNVQGMVRNRKLARSIQDEAFGEFRRQLTYKGPIWDSKIVVYPRFEPSSKKCSDCGEVIKQLPLNVREWVCPACGVVHDRDVNAAMNLKQLGAASPEVTPVERVALARTRVRVQPPSKKQELAGAHLRAPER, encoded by the coding sequence GTGATCCTGGCCCACAAAATTCGACTGCGCCCGACACCGAAGCAAGAGGCGTACTTTCGTCGTGCATGTGGAACGACGCGGTTCACGTGGAACTGGGCCTTGGCGGAGTGGCAGCGGCAGTACGCGGCAGGAGAGAAGCCGAGCGGTCTGTCGTTGAAGAAGCGGTTCAACGCGATTCGCCGAGAACAATTCCCATGGACCTACGAGGTGCACCGCGACTGTACGGCGCGTCCGTTCGATCATGTGCAGCGTGCGTTCCAGCATTTCTTCCGGCGGGTGAAGGCGGGGCAGAAGCCAGGATATCCGAGGTTCAAGAAGAAGGGGAAGTCTCGGGATTCCTTCTATATCGCCAACGACAAGTTCGCGATGCAGGAGCGGTGCGCGAAGTTGCCATTTGTCGGGGCGGTGCGTACGAGGGAACCACTGCGTTGGTCGGGCAAGATCACGGGAGGCACGGTACGGCGGGATGCCGATGCCTGGTTTCTGGTCGTACAGGTGGACGTGGGAGAGCTGCGGCGCCCCCGTACAGCGGAGGGCGTGGTGGGGGTGGATCTGGGGATCGCGATGTCCATGACGCTGTCGACTGGTGAGAAGATCGAGGGTCCACGTGCGATCCGGGTTGCCATGCAGATGTTGCAGCGGCTGTCCAGGCAACATGCACGGAAGAAGAAAGGAAGTCAGAATCGAAGGAAGGCGGCGGAACGGTTGGCGCGGTTGCACAGGCGCATCGCCAATATCCGGCAGGACTTCTTGCACAAGGTCACGACGAGGCTGGTCCGCGAGAACCAAGCGGTCGGCATCGAGGATCTAAATGTGCAAGGTATGGTTCGGAATCGGAAGTTGGCGCGGTCCATTCAGGATGAGGCGTTCGGGGAGTTTCGGCGGCAACTCACGTACAAGGGACCGATCTGGGATTCCAAGATCGTGGTGTACCCACGGTTTGAACCGTCGTCCAAGAAGTGCAGCGATTGCGGTGAGGTGATCAAACAGTTGCCGCTCAACGTGAGAGAGTGGGTCTGCCCGGCCTGCGGGGTAGTCCATGACCGCGATGTGAACGCGGCGATGAATTTGAAACAACTAGGGGCGGCTAGCCCCGAAGTAACGCCTGTGGAGAGGGTGGCCCTGGCGCGCACACGTGTGCGCGTGCAACCGCCCTCGAAGAAGCAGGAACTGGCCGGTGCGCACCTTCGCGCACCAGAAAGATAG